Within the Amycolatopsis sp. 195334CR genome, the region GCAGACCGATCTCGGCCTGGACACCGTGCTGACCGCCTACGGGCTGACCGAAGCCGTGGTGGCGACCATGTGCCACGCGGGCGACGACCCGGTCACCGTGGCCACCACCTGCGGTCCCGGGGTGGCGGGCTTCGAGGTGCGGATCGCCGAGTCCGGCGAGGTCCTGCTGCGCGGTCCGAACACCATGCTCGGCTACCTCGACGATCCGGAGGCCACCGCCGAGGCCATCGACGCCGACGGCTGGCTGCACACCGGGGACGCCGGTGAGCTGGACGAACGCGGTTACCTCCGGATCACCGACCGCATCAAGGACATGTACATCTGCGGTGGGTTCAACGTCTACCCGGCCGAGGTGGAGCAGGTGCTCGCGCGGCTCGACGGGGTCACCGAATCGGCGGTGATCGGGGTGCCGGACGCCCGGCTCGGCGAGGTCGGCGCGGCCTTCGTGGTGCGCTCCGGTAGCGGTTCCGCACTGTCCGAAGAGGACGTTCTCGCGCACTGCACGGCGAACCTGGCCAACTACAAGCGCCCGCGCCGGGTGGAGTTCGTCGACGCCCTGCCGCGCAACGCGTCCGGGAAAGTACTCAAGCGAACACTCCGTGTCGACGGCGAGGAGGCCCCATGACGGTGCGGTACGAGCAGCGGGACGCGGTCGCGGTGGTGACGATGGACCGGCCCGACTACCGCAACGCGCAGAACTCGGCGATGACCTACGCGCTGGACGACGCGTTCTCGCGGGCGGTCGACGACGACTCGGTGAAGGTGATCGTGCTGGCCGGGGCGGGCAAGCACTTCTCCGCCGGGCACGACATCGGCTCGCCGGAACGGGACGCGGACACCTCCTTCGACCGCCGTGCGGTGCTGTGGTGGGACCACACCCGCCGCGAGGGCGGCGACCGGCGGTTCGCCCGTGAGTCCGAGGTGTACCTGGGCATGTGCCGCCGCTGGCGGGAGCTGCCGAAGCCGATGATCGCCAGCGTCCAGGGCGCGTGCATCGCCGGTGGGCTGATGCTGGCGTGGTCGTGCGACCTGATCGTCGCCTCGGAGGACGCCTTCTTCGCGGATCCCGTGGTGCGCATGGGTATTCCCGGGGTCGAGTACTTCGCGCACCCGTGGGTGCTCGGGCCGCGCGCGGCCAAGGAGGTGCTGTTCACCGGCGAGCGGTTCACCGCCGCGCAGGCCAAGGAGTGGGGCATGCTCAACCGCGTCGTGCCGCGCGAGGAACTGGAGTCGGCGACGCTGGAACTGGCCGGGAAGATCGCCGCCATGCCCGGGTTCGGGCTCGCGCTGGCGAAGAAGGCGGTCAACCAGGCCGAGGACCTGATGGGC harbors:
- a CDS encoding enoyl-CoA hydratase; its protein translation is MTVRYEQRDAVAVVTMDRPDYRNAQNSAMTYALDDAFSRAVDDDSVKVIVLAGAGKHFSAGHDIGSPERDADTSFDRRAVLWWDHTRREGGDRRFARESEVYLGMCRRWRELPKPMIASVQGACIAGGLMLAWSCDLIVASEDAFFADPVVRMGIPGVEYFAHPWVLGPRAAKEVLFTGERFTAAQAKEWGMLNRVVPREELESATLELAGKIAAMPGFGLALAKKAVNQAEDLMGLRAGMDSVFGLHHFAHAHNAEVAGGDSLGGQDARSMRDAGKQS